The Triticum aestivum cultivar Chinese Spring chromosome 3A, IWGSC CS RefSeq v2.1, whole genome shotgun sequence genome includes a region encoding these proteins:
- the LOC123059886 gene encoding putative E3 ubiquitin-protein ligase SINA-like 6 codes for MQAAAAEAEGRSRGSPSAMDNADESAKKARLEPPNGHLVKQELVAHDAAAGGGAIVAAAPEHSPRAELAVKIDMCVLHCPLCTLPFKPPVFQCKGGHFACGVCVARLPCGRCKACVDGGGLFGPCPALDAVVSSTRVECPNAGCQKYVTYHEAGEHQSACPHAPCRCTEPGCEFVGAAPLLAGHLNTVHSVPVRSFQYGKVSRIQVPVSAPRLLLLVCEDDGCVFLLTVGALGASASAVSVVCARPSAATRPRFTCKMWANLAASNGGKTDIVLVEMQMRSSTSPGAVVAASEPTFLAVPAVYLVPGAGGGGMEMEVALNVRIDKSSPWSD; via the exons ATGCAGGCCGCTGCCGCCGAGGCCGAGGGGAGGAGCAGGGGCTCGCCGTCGGCCATGGACAACGCCGACGAGAGCGCCAAGAAGGCGCGGCTGGAGCCGCCCAACGGCCACCTCGTGAAGCAAGAGCTCGTCGCGCACGACGCGGCGGCCGGAGGAGGCGCCATCGTTGCGGCGGCGCCTGAGCACAGCCCGAGGGCGGAGCTCGCGGTGAAGATCGACATGTGCGTGCTCCACTGCCCGCTCTGCACCCTCCCCTTCAAGCCCCCCGTCTTCCAG TGCAAAGGCGGCCACTTTGCCTGCGGCGTCTGCGTCGCCCGGCTGCCCTGCGGCCGGTGCAAGGCGTGCGTGGACGGCGGCGGGCTCTTCGGCCCCTGCCCCGCGCTGGACGCCGTCGTGTCGTCGACCAGGGTCGAGTGCCCCAACGCCGGGTGCCAGAAGTACGTGACCTACCACGAGGCCGGCGAGCACCAGAGCGCGTGCCCGCACGCGCCCTGCCGCTGCACGGAGCCGGGCTGCGAGTTCGTCGGCGCGGCGCCCCTGCTCGCCGGCCACCTCAACACCGTCCACTCGGTGCCGGTGCGCAgcttccagtacggcaaggtgaGCCGGATCCAGGTCCCCGTGTCGGCCCCGCGGCTGCTGCTGCTCGTCTGCGAGGACGACGGCTGCGTGTTCCTCCTGACCGTGGGCGCGCTCGGCGCGTCCGCGTCCGCCGTGTCCGTGGTCTGCGCCAGGCCGAGCGCGGCGACCCGGCCGCGGTTCACGTGCAAAATGTGGGCGAACCTGGCGGCGTCGAACGGCGGCAAGACGGACATCGTGCTGGTGGAGATGCAGATGAGGAGCAGCACCTCGCCGGGCGCCGTGGTCGCCGCCAGCGAGCCGACGTTCCTGGCGGTGCCGGCGGTGTACCTGGTCCCAGGAGCGGGCGGCGGTGGCATGGAGATGGAGGTGGCCCTGAACGTGCGCATCGACAAGAGCTCGCCGTGGTCGGACTGA
- the LOC123059885 gene encoding uncharacterized protein isoform X1, which yields MTVIDFIDLSDHDIIDLSSSDDEAVQEDQIATQHRAASLDKQDVFVLAGEGSRAVQAVFVAAGEGSQDEQAVFVAASEGSQDRQAMFVAASEGRQEASEPGHALEATASSMIMEEAPLVAATKGSQDVHPVFVAASEGRQETTESGHALEATAKSVRVKAKYHKKNYHTGTPRKSPRLIQMGECCTSPVEEPAADYKRSRMLGPAEELAASTDSAETAVLTMPHVGSASCLRSPTSAIFAGPTFITPKAQTSEGGDAKSVSVKTKYRKNYHTNTPRRSPRLIQMGGCCTSPVEEPTADHKRSRTLGPAEESVASIDSAETVVLALPHAGSTNCLRSPTSATFPSLISTSPTAVTSEGGDAKLVRVKAKHPERNYHILSLVREKSPLGTVVLALQHAESPNRPRPPTSASFLSLQLCFLSCKQSISMQVLQQIPSIWS from the exons ATGACCGTAATAGATTTCATAGATCTGAGTGATCATGATATTATTGACTTGAGCAGCAGCGATGACGAGGCTGTTCAGGAGGATCAGATTGCAACTCAGCACCGGGCGGCGTCGCTTGATAAGCAGGATGTGTTTGTCCTAGCTGGTGAAGGAAGCCGAGCGGTGCAGGCCGTGTTTGTTGCAGCTGGTGAAGGAAGTCAAGATGAGCAGGCCGTGTTTGTTGCAGCCAGTGAAGGAAGTCAAGATAGGCAGGCTATGTTTGTTGCAGCTAGTGAAGGAAGGCAAGAGGCTTCTGAGCCCGGACATGCTTTGGAAGCTACCGCATCGTCCATGATTATGGAGGAAGCACCTCTTGTTGCAGCTACTAAAGGAAGTCAAGATGTGCATCCTGTGTTTGTTGCAGCTAGTGAAGGAAGGCAAGAGACTACTGAGTCCGGACATGCTTTGGAAGCAACCGCCAAGTCAGTGCGTGTGAAGGCGAAATATCATAAGAAGAACTACCATACCGGCACTCCTAGGAAAAGTCCTAGGCTTATACAGATGGGTGAATGTTGTACCAGTCCTGTGGAAGAGCCAGCAGCCGATTACAAGAGGTCTCGCATGCTCGGGCCAGCAGAAGAATTAGCTGCCTCTACCGACTCAGCTGAAACGGCTGTCCTCACTATGCCACATGTTGGATCAGCGAGTTGTCTTCGTTCTCCAACATCAGCGATATTCGCCG GCCCGACTTTCATCACTCCGAAAGCTCAGACTTCTGAAGGTGGCGACGCAAAGTCAGTGAGTGTGAAGACAAAATATCGTAAGAACTACCATACCAACACTCCTAGGAGAAGTCCTAGGCTCATACAGATGGGTGGATGTTGTACCAGTCCTGTGGAAGAGCCAACAGCCGACCACAAGAGGTCTCGCACGCTCGGGCCAGCAGAAGAATCAGTTGCCTCTATCGACTCAGCTGAAACGGTTGTCCTCGCTCTGCCACATGCTGGATCTACGAATTGTCTTCGCTCTCCAACATCAGCGACATTCCCCA GCCTGATTTCCACCAGTCCTACAGCTGTGACTTCTGAAGGTGGCGATGCAAAGCTGGTGAGAGTGAAGGCGAAACATCCTGAGAGGAACTACCATATCTTGTCCTTGGTTAGGGAAAAATCACCTCTTGGTACGGTTGTCCTTGCTCTCCAACATGCTGAATCGCCGAATCGTCCTCGCCCTCCAACATCAGCATCATTCTTGTCATTACAGTTGTGTTTTTTATCATGCAAACAATCCATATCAATGCAAGTGTTGCAACAAATTCCTAGCATTTGGAGTTAA
- the LOC123059887 gene encoding uncharacterized protein isoform X2, which produces MTLIDFIELSDDNIIDLSSDEETVHEDQIATQHRAMLLDKQGVFFLAGEGSQGVQAVFVAAGEGSQDEQAVFVAANEGSQDRQAVFVAASEGRQEASEPGHALEATASSMIMEEAPLVAASQGSQDVQVVSVAASEGRQETAESVHALEATAVSLVTEKPPVDTVVLALPHAGSLNCLGSPTSGPFASLTSTAPKALMSEGGDTKLVRAKVKRPRKNHHTGTPKAVTSEGGDAKPVRLKTKHPKKKNHTEKPPVDTVVLALPHVGSPNCLGSPTSGPFASLTSTPPKALTSEGGDTKLVRAKVKRPRKNHHTGTPKAVTSEGGDAKLVRLKTKHPKKKNHTEKPPLGTAVLALPHAESPNCPHTSAPFPSLTCTSPKALSSEGGDANLMSGKVKHRTKNYRPCKLTP; this is translated from the exons ATGACCTTAATAGATTTCATAGAGCTGAGCGATGATAACATTATTGACTTGAGCAGCGATGAGGAGACTGTTCATGAGGATCAGATTGCAACTCAACACCGGGCGATGTTGCTTGATAAGCAGGGTGTGTTTTTCCTTGCTGGTGAAGGAAGCCAAGGGGTGCAGGCCGTGTTTGTTGCAGCTGGTGAAGGAAGTCAAGATGAGCAGGCTGTGTTTGTTGCAGCCAATGAAGGAAGTCAAGATAGGCAGGCTGTGTTTGTTGCAGCTAGTGAAGGAAGGCAAGAGGCTTCTGAGCCCGGACATGCTTTGGAAGCTACCGCATCGTCCATGATTATGGAGGAAGCACCTCTTGTTGCAGCTAGTCAAGGAAGTCAAGATGTGCAGGTTGTCTCTGTTGCAGCTAGCGAAGGAAGGCAAGAGACTGCTGAGTCCGTACATGCTTTGGAAGCTACCGCAGTGTCCTTGGTTACGGAAAAACCACCTGTTGATACGGTTGTGCTCGCTCTCCCACATGCTGGATCACTGAATTGTCTTGGCTCTCCAACATCAGGGCCATTCGCTA GCCTGACTTCCACCGCTCCGAAGGCTCTGATGTCTGAAGGTGGCGACACAAAGCTGGTGAGAGCGAAGGTGAAACGTCCTAGGAAGAACCACCATACCGGCACTCCTAAAGCTGTGACTTCTGAAGGTGGCGACGCAAAGCCCGTGAGACTGAAGACGAAACATCCTAAGAAGAAGAACCATACAGAAAAACCACCTGTTGATACAGTTGTGCTCGCTCTCCCACATGTTGGATCACCGAATTGTCTTGGCTCTCCAACATCAGGGCCATTCGCTA GCTTGACTTCCACCCCTCCGAAGGCTCTGACGTCTGAAGGTGGCGACACAAAGCTGGTGAGAGCGAAGGTGAAACGTCCTAGGAAGAACCACCATACCGGCACTCCTAAAGCTGTGACTTCTGAAGGTGGCGACGCAAAGCTCGTGAGACTGAAGACGAAACATCCTAAGAAGAAGAACCATACAGAAAAACCACCTCTTGGTACGGCTGTCCTCGCTCTCCCACATGCCGAGTCGCCGAATTGTCCTCACACATCAGCGCCATTCCCCA GCCTAACTTGCACTAGCCCGAAGGCTCTGTCCTCAGAAGGTGGCGACGCAAATCTGATGAGTGGGAAGGTGAAACATCGTACGAAGAACTACCGACCCTGCAAACTAACTCCTTAG
- the LOC123059887 gene encoding uncharacterized protein isoform X3 yields MTLIDFIELSDDNIIDLSSDEETVHEDQIATQHRAMLLDKQGVFFLAGEGSQGVQAVFVAAGEGSQDEQAVFVAANEGSQDRQAVFVAASEGRQEASEPGHALEATASSMIMEEAPLVAASQGSQDVQVVSVAASEGRQETAESVHALEATAVSLVTEKPPVDTVVLALPHAGSLNCLGSPTSGPFASKFLSFPFCHYSLTSTAPKALMSEGGDTKLVRAKVKRPRKNHHTGTPKAVTSEGGDAKPVRLKTKHPKKKNHTEKPPVDTVVLALPHVGSPNCLGSPTSGPFASLTSTPPKALTSEGGDTKLVRAKVKRPRKNHHTGTPKAVTSEGGDAKLVRLKTKHPKKKNHTEKPPLGTAVLALPHAESPNCPHTSAPFPMICCRPNLH; encoded by the exons ATGACCTTAATAGATTTCATAGAGCTGAGCGATGATAACATTATTGACTTGAGCAGCGATGAGGAGACTGTTCATGAGGATCAGATTGCAACTCAACACCGGGCGATGTTGCTTGATAAGCAGGGTGTGTTTTTCCTTGCTGGTGAAGGAAGCCAAGGGGTGCAGGCCGTGTTTGTTGCAGCTGGTGAAGGAAGTCAAGATGAGCAGGCTGTGTTTGTTGCAGCCAATGAAGGAAGTCAAGATAGGCAGGCTGTGTTTGTTGCAGCTAGTGAAGGAAGGCAAGAGGCTTCTGAGCCCGGACATGCTTTGGAAGCTACCGCATCGTCCATGATTATGGAGGAAGCACCTCTTGTTGCAGCTAGTCAAGGAAGTCAAGATGTGCAGGTTGTCTCTGTTGCAGCTAGCGAAGGAAGGCAAGAGACTGCTGAGTCCGTACATGCTTTGGAAGCTACCGCAGTGTCCTTGGTTACGGAAAAACCACCTGTTGATACGGTTGTGCTCGCTCTCCCACATGCTGGATCACTGAATTGTCTTGGCTCTCCAACATCAGGGCCATTCGCTAGTAAATTCCTCTCGTTCCCCTTTTGTCATTACA GCCTGACTTCCACCGCTCCGAAGGCTCTGATGTCTGAAGGTGGCGACACAAAGCTGGTGAGAGCGAAGGTGAAACGTCCTAGGAAGAACCACCATACCGGCACTCCTAAAGCTGTGACTTCTGAAGGTGGCGACGCAAAGCCCGTGAGACTGAAGACGAAACATCCTAAGAAGAAGAACCATACAGAAAAACCACCTGTTGATACAGTTGTGCTCGCTCTCCCACATGTTGGATCACCGAATTGTCTTGGCTCTCCAACATCAGGGCCATTCGCTA GCTTGACTTCCACCCCTCCGAAGGCTCTGACGTCTGAAGGTGGCGACACAAAGCTGGTGAGAGCGAAGGTGAAACGTCCTAGGAAGAACCACCATACCGGCACTCCTAAAGCTGTGACTTCTGAAGGTGGCGACGCAAAGCTCGTGAGACTGAAGACGAAACATCCTAAGAAGAAGAACCATACAGAAAAACCACCTCTTGGTACGGCTGTCCTCGCTCTCCCACATGCCGAGTCGCCGAATTGTCCTCACACATCAGCGCCATTCCCCA TGATCTGCTGCAGGCCTAACTTGCACTAG
- the LOC123059885 gene encoding uncharacterized protein isoform X2, producing the protein MTVIDFIDLSDHDIIDLSSSDDEAVQEDQIATQHRAASLDKQDVFVLAGEGSRAVQAVFVAAGEGSQDEQAVFVAASEGSQDRQAMFVAASEGRQEASEPGHALEATASSMIMEEAPLVAATKGSQDVHPVFVAASEGRQETTESGHALEATAKSVRVKAKYHKKNYHTGTPRKSPRLIQMGECCTSPVEEPAADYKRSRMLGPAEELAASTDSAETAVLTMPHVGSASCLRSPTSAIFAGPTFITPKAQTSEGGDAKSVSVKTKYRKNYHTNTPRRSPRLIQMGGCCTSPVEEPTADHKRSRTLGPAEESVASIDSAETVVLALPHAGSTNCLRSPTSATFPSLISTSPTAVTSEGGDAKLVRVKAKHPERNYHILSLVREKSPLGPTSTSPKALFSEDGDAKLVTGKVKRRRKNCRPCKLTP; encoded by the exons ATGACCGTAATAGATTTCATAGATCTGAGTGATCATGATATTATTGACTTGAGCAGCAGCGATGACGAGGCTGTTCAGGAGGATCAGATTGCAACTCAGCACCGGGCGGCGTCGCTTGATAAGCAGGATGTGTTTGTCCTAGCTGGTGAAGGAAGCCGAGCGGTGCAGGCCGTGTTTGTTGCAGCTGGTGAAGGAAGTCAAGATGAGCAGGCCGTGTTTGTTGCAGCCAGTGAAGGAAGTCAAGATAGGCAGGCTATGTTTGTTGCAGCTAGTGAAGGAAGGCAAGAGGCTTCTGAGCCCGGACATGCTTTGGAAGCTACCGCATCGTCCATGATTATGGAGGAAGCACCTCTTGTTGCAGCTACTAAAGGAAGTCAAGATGTGCATCCTGTGTTTGTTGCAGCTAGTGAAGGAAGGCAAGAGACTACTGAGTCCGGACATGCTTTGGAAGCAACCGCCAAGTCAGTGCGTGTGAAGGCGAAATATCATAAGAAGAACTACCATACCGGCACTCCTAGGAAAAGTCCTAGGCTTATACAGATGGGTGAATGTTGTACCAGTCCTGTGGAAGAGCCAGCAGCCGATTACAAGAGGTCTCGCATGCTCGGGCCAGCAGAAGAATTAGCTGCCTCTACCGACTCAGCTGAAACGGCTGTCCTCACTATGCCACATGTTGGATCAGCGAGTTGTCTTCGTTCTCCAACATCAGCGATATTCGCCG GCCCGACTTTCATCACTCCGAAAGCTCAGACTTCTGAAGGTGGCGACGCAAAGTCAGTGAGTGTGAAGACAAAATATCGTAAGAACTACCATACCAACACTCCTAGGAGAAGTCCTAGGCTCATACAGATGGGTGGATGTTGTACCAGTCCTGTGGAAGAGCCAACAGCCGACCACAAGAGGTCTCGCACGCTCGGGCCAGCAGAAGAATCAGTTGCCTCTATCGACTCAGCTGAAACGGTTGTCCTCGCTCTGCCACATGCTGGATCTACGAATTGTCTTCGCTCTCCAACATCAGCGACATTCCCCA GCCTGATTTCCACCAGTCCTACAGCTGTGACTTCTGAAGGTGGCGATGCAAAGCTGGTGAGAGTGAAGGCGAAACATCCTGAGAGGAACTACCATATCTTGTCCTTGGTTAGGGAAAAATCACCTCTTG GTCCGACCTCCACCAGTCCGAAGGCTCTCTTCTCAGAAGATGGCGACGCAAAGCTGGTGACCGGGAAGGTGAAACGTCGTAGGAAGAACTGTCGACCCTGCAAACTAACTCCTTAG
- the LOC123059887 gene encoding uncharacterized protein isoform X1 → MTLIDFIELSDDNIIDLSSDEETVHEDQIATQHRAMLLDKQGVFFLAGEGSQGVQAVFVAAGEGSQDEQAVFVAANEGSQDRQAVFVAASEGRQEASEPGHALEATASSMIMEEAPLVAASQGSQDVQVVSVAASEGRQETAESVHALEATAVSLVTEKPPVDTVVLALPHAGSLNCLGSPTSGPFASKFLSFPFCHYSLTSTAPKALMSEGGDTKLVRAKVKRPRKNHHTGTPKAVTSEGGDAKPVRLKTKHPKKKNHTEKPPVDTVVLALPHVGSPNCLGSPTSGPFASLTSTPPKALTSEGGDTKLVRAKVKRPRKNHHTGTPKAVTSEGGDAKLVRLKTKHPKKKNHTEKPPLGTAVLALPHAESPNCPHTSAPFPSLTCTSPKALSSEGGDANLMSGKVKHRTKNYRPCKLTP, encoded by the exons ATGACCTTAATAGATTTCATAGAGCTGAGCGATGATAACATTATTGACTTGAGCAGCGATGAGGAGACTGTTCATGAGGATCAGATTGCAACTCAACACCGGGCGATGTTGCTTGATAAGCAGGGTGTGTTTTTCCTTGCTGGTGAAGGAAGCCAAGGGGTGCAGGCCGTGTTTGTTGCAGCTGGTGAAGGAAGTCAAGATGAGCAGGCTGTGTTTGTTGCAGCCAATGAAGGAAGTCAAGATAGGCAGGCTGTGTTTGTTGCAGCTAGTGAAGGAAGGCAAGAGGCTTCTGAGCCCGGACATGCTTTGGAAGCTACCGCATCGTCCATGATTATGGAGGAAGCACCTCTTGTTGCAGCTAGTCAAGGAAGTCAAGATGTGCAGGTTGTCTCTGTTGCAGCTAGCGAAGGAAGGCAAGAGACTGCTGAGTCCGTACATGCTTTGGAAGCTACCGCAGTGTCCTTGGTTACGGAAAAACCACCTGTTGATACGGTTGTGCTCGCTCTCCCACATGCTGGATCACTGAATTGTCTTGGCTCTCCAACATCAGGGCCATTCGCTAGTAAATTCCTCTCGTTCCCCTTTTGTCATTACA GCCTGACTTCCACCGCTCCGAAGGCTCTGATGTCTGAAGGTGGCGACACAAAGCTGGTGAGAGCGAAGGTGAAACGTCCTAGGAAGAACCACCATACCGGCACTCCTAAAGCTGTGACTTCTGAAGGTGGCGACGCAAAGCCCGTGAGACTGAAGACGAAACATCCTAAGAAGAAGAACCATACAGAAAAACCACCTGTTGATACAGTTGTGCTCGCTCTCCCACATGTTGGATCACCGAATTGTCTTGGCTCTCCAACATCAGGGCCATTCGCTA GCTTGACTTCCACCCCTCCGAAGGCTCTGACGTCTGAAGGTGGCGACACAAAGCTGGTGAGAGCGAAGGTGAAACGTCCTAGGAAGAACCACCATACCGGCACTCCTAAAGCTGTGACTTCTGAAGGTGGCGACGCAAAGCTCGTGAGACTGAAGACGAAACATCCTAAGAAGAAGAACCATACAGAAAAACCACCTCTTGGTACGGCTGTCCTCGCTCTCCCACATGCCGAGTCGCCGAATTGTCCTCACACATCAGCGCCATTCCCCA GCCTAACTTGCACTAGCCCGAAGGCTCTGTCCTCAGAAGGTGGCGACGCAAATCTGATGAGTGGGAAGGTGAAACATCGTACGAAGAACTACCGACCCTGCAAACTAACTCCTTAG